In the genome of Mangifera indica cultivar Alphonso chromosome 9, CATAS_Mindica_2.1, whole genome shotgun sequence, the window ATGGTACAGCAAgaagtttcaaatttttgggGACTGCAAAGTACTCTCTCTCAGACAAGTGAACAAGGAAAAGCTTCTTACACTCCTGCATTAACAAAAAAGGGGAGTCAAGCCTAATCCACAGAATCAGCAacgagaagaaaaaaataagatgaaaaataacTCAAGATGCCTGCAACAGGTAAAATCAAGTCACTCCAACCAAAAATTACCTTGGGTTTGGTAATGTGGGGAGGGCAATATGGATACATTATAGTTTCAAAGTTTGGCCTCCACCAGATCGCTACACATTCACCAATCTGCAACAAGAAGCAAACAAAAAGGATAAGGATTCTTGAAAATAAGattccaaatttcaaaattatcctGCCAACCTTAGAGAGAGCTTTATAATTACAGCCACAACATTCCTACTTCCTAGTTGAAATTAACATGTTCTATATGCCTTTTGGCAATACCATACTCATCCAAGTGATATTTCCTTAGACTTTACGcttaaaattgatcaaaattctaAACTGTCTTGGGTCTATGCTCCACTAATCAATCAAAAATAGGATATAATACCTGCCAGTCTGGCACAAGGGCAGATGAATTGGCACCAAGCTTGCTGGTCAGCTTTCTTTTCAACCCCTCAATTTCTGACAAAAAAAGTGAAGGTATAGACAACAGCAAGAGAATTTTTGAGCatacaaatacaaaaagaaCTCTCAAGCACATGATAGAGATACACAAGATCACTATGATCAATAAAAAGTAAATGTCTATACCATTCTCTCCTGGCTTCAGACGCCCACCAGGAAGTTTGCAGAATGTGTTTCCAATCTGAAGAAGAAGTATGTGAGGATGATTATGCTCCTGAACCTGTGTGATACAACAGCATGGTAAGTCTCGTAAGAAGGAAGCTTGTTGACATGTCAGTAAAGATGCTATCATAAGGCAATTTTTATCAAAAGCAACAGATGGAATGGAGATACATCAACTATAGTAGGGCAAGACAACAACAATTTTAACTGATAGACATAACAGCAATCATATATAGCAACACAAATTTCCAAGTGCAGACTTCAAATTTTTAACTGATAAACATAACAACAATCAAGAGCACATATTTTCCATTCCACTAAAGTGGGATGCAGTGAAAAGACTTACTACAGATGGCTCCTTGCAGGCCAAATTAATGTTCCTATATAGAGCAAGTTCCacttaataaacaaattatacctAACTCAAACCCTTATTTAGAGAAGAAATAActaagaagataaagaaaaaaagcatCTAATTTTTTGCAGAAAACTCAGCAAGTTTAAGCTTGTGAGATATTGCAACAGCTCTAGGAGAtgcaataataaaatcaaaatatctgCAAAAGGCTGAATTTTTGGGAGAGTAATTTCCATAAACCACAAATTGCAAATTCTATCATGCTGATCAAACGAACTTGACCACTTAAAAGTAAGCCCACCCTACTCACTTTAGTATAATAAAGGTGAACCAATCCTGAGGCCTAAAAAAATTAGACCTA includes:
- the LOC123224857 gene encoding pre-mRNA cleavage factor Im 25 kDa subunit 2-like; amino-acid sequence: MVTSPVVNTYPLSSYTFGTKEPKMEKDTSVADRLARMKVNYMKGGMRTSVDAILLVQEHNHPHILLLQIGNTFCKLPGGRLKPGENEIEGLKRKLTSKLGANSSALVPDWQIGECVAIWWRPNFETIMYPYCPPHITKPKECKKLFLVHLSEREYFAVPKNLKLLAVPLFELYDNVQRYGPVISTIPQQLSRFQFNMITT